The DNA segment TGTTTACCTTTACAGAACAAAAACTTCCCATTGCAtagaatgtttggacacatgcattgagtattaaatgtagaaaaaaaatcaattacatagtttgcgtgtaaatggtgagatgaatcttttaagccgaattgtgccatgatttgacaatgtggtgctaaagtaaacatttgctaatgacggattaattagacttaataaattcgtctcgcagttttctggtggaatttgtaatttgttttattattagattacatttaatacttcaaatgtgtgtccatatatccgatgtgacaatcaaacccaaaatttttctccaactaaacaaggccttagctTCTTACAGCAGTTGCAGTCTTGAAAGAGACTAGAGATAGATGCTCCGCGCTGCAGACAAGTGCCTGCCTTTGTTTTGTTCATTGCGTCCAGACAAAGTGCTATTTTGAACCTTCTGCCTAGCCAGGCACACCAAGAACGAACGTTTACTGCCTTATACCTCCGAGTTCTTtcggagatttttttttgaacgacggTTCTTTCGGAGATGATTTGCCCACGTATATGTGTTCCTAATGAGTGACTCTCCAACTAATCGTTTTGGTTCTCTCTTCGAGAATATGCAACATAACCGCGCACCTTTTTGGACACAGTTTTTCTGATTTGTTCTGGCGATCCGGAAATTTAAACATCTTTGCATTGTTATTACAATCGAAAATTGGTCCTTCGAAGGAAAGATAGGACAACTGAAATTACTAGCTGAAGTACAACAACTGTTCCACTTCGTTGAGATTGTGCTCGTCATGGCGCAATGCGGTTGATCTAATTACTCTCCTACTTTTTGACCAGCCTCTTTAATTTTGCTTGGGCTTTTCAACGTCAGGTATGGAGAATTTGAGTGCCATACTCACCTCCTGTCACATGTTAACTATGCCATGATATTTTCCTTTGATTAAACATGAGAGTGATGCACTTTTTGGCCGTTTATGTCCTTGTTAGCAAGACTGCTTTGAGAATGTTCAAACCTCTCTTTTAgaggaaagttttttttttgttgttgataaccAATTTTTAAGTCAATTTTTCTCCCTATGCAATTTGGTGTTCTTTCTGTACGTGGTATGTTTAGTTTGATCACAACAACTATActtgttaaatttttttcttaaaaggcAAGAATCCACAATTCAAAAGCAAGAGAATGGTATTAACTTGAGAAAGTCTATGCTCTTAGTTTTTAACACTTGTTTGGTGATAGAAACCTAAGCTGAAATGGTCCATGAAAGGGCGTCTTTTCTTTTATCCAATGCTAACCCTACCCACTGAAGCCTCGGCATTCATCCATTGCTTGTTATGAAAAATTAGACCGAGATAAGAATAATTTCCTATCTCTATTGCTTGTTATGAAAACTGAGAGCTCTCAACCCTTCAGTCCCTAACCATTGTTTTATTATGCTAAAAGCTCACTTCCAGCAAGTAATTTGGTTTGGTACTTGTGAAATCTGTCAAAGCAGGTGTGCTTGACTGACTACTGTCTTTTTCATAAAGAATGAGGGGGCATTTGTCTTCTATGACATGTAATTCATTCTTCTTTTGGCTCTGCAGAATAAGAAGACAAAAGTCATCAacagctgcctaaacccagttTGGAACGAAGAGATGTCCTTCTCCATCGATGAACCAGCAGGGGTCATCAAATTCGTAGGTTTCTCTGTTCCTTCACCTAGTCAAAATTTAATTTCAATAAAGATCCTTGATCTCATCAAGAGATGGTATTCAACAGGCCTTTAGTTTcccatgaattttttttcagtatGATCTTTTTGTTGATACTTTGACCAAGGAGAGAAGTGGTCATATAATTTTGTTCGTGTATGATTCAGCATCCTCTTTTTGTTGATACTTTGACCAAGGAGAGATATGGTCATAGACATTCTGCCATGTCACCTTGTCGGTGCTAATATACTAGGTTTAGCAACTACTCCACAAGCTGATGCAGTAGTATTCTAGTCCTATAAAGTAAGCCAACCTCGCAATCTTGTACCGAACCTTCACTCCAGATGGCGTCCTTGTTGTGATGGATATTATTCTACTTGTGACTGAATATGCCATAtttaaatattggagtgaaatTAGGACACAAGTACATAAGTATCTCTCCATGCAGTTAATTAATGTCTACAACTTAGGAGGGTTGCTAAGAGTAATTAAGTACACTTTTGTTTGGCCTAAACTGAACAACTCTGTGGCTCCTTGCTAATTCTGCTATCATTGGCAGGAGGTGTTCGACTGGGACCGGTTCAAGTACGACGATAAAATGGGGCACGCGTTTCTTGAGCTGCagccggtggccgcggcggcgaagctgcGGCGTGCGCTGCGGCTGACGACGGGGGAGACCAAGCTCCGGAAGGTTGCCGCCAGCGTCGACAACTGCCTCATGTGCGACAGCTTCGTGACGTACGCCGACGGTGAGATCGTGCTCGACGCCAGGCTGCGGCTGCGCGACGTCGAGTCCGGCGAGCTGTTCGTCACTGTCAAGTGGATCGAGGCGAACGCCAAGTGAGAAAATGGGACTCCGTGTGAATGCTGTCTGATCTAAATCTGAAATTTCCAGACAGTTCTAACAGGCATAGTATTAGCGTGTGCGTGCATGTTGAgaatgtttttgtgcttttcttttttaatgaaCGATCGGGAAAGTAGGAAACTCTAATTATTGTTTGGAAATAGGAACGCAATGTGTTCTCCCCACTCTTTTTAGCCCATTCTAGAGATAAGTACCCTTTTTCTCCAATTCATATGTGTACAAGTATTACATTGTTTTTCTCTAAATATGTGCACCATTCATGTGAAAGTAATGGATTTCTAACGGGTTCATAGGCGGATCTAAAGGGTGACCACCTAAAAAAATCCTAAtctaatgcatatatatatatatatatgtgaaaaaaatgagaaaaaaataactttcttattagtatattataatgcatatttgatcaatttatacttctatattatgatgcacatttgattcatttatattttaatcttgttatatttaaaatatttagaaataaataaattgaaccattttatataaaaattctaCATACGCCACTGAATAGGTTGGTCACTTGGTAAAAAGTGGGAATGGAACAGTAAGAAAGAAGCAGTGATCTCTAATCATTACTGCTCTATACAGTCATTCGATGAAAATAAAATTGTCATAGTAAAAGCAAATGGCTGTTAGTAGGACTGAGAACGGTTGAGAAAAAAGCttaaacaatttctttttttgcgCCACCTTGCTTATCCTCAACCTGAGTGTCATGCAACACACCTGCTGCCGTGCACCGCCCTCAGCCGCAACCCTATGTTGCCAGATTGGGAGGAAAGGGGAAAATACACTACTGAAAAACTGATATTTGCTGGGTCATGCAAAATCTACATTAGAAATAAGGACTAAAGAATATGTTTTGGTTTAAAACTTTACgatataccaaccgggactaaaaatgaaaaataggTCAGGCGTCCCAACATcgttagtcctggttggtaccAACCGAAACTAAAGATAAATGCATCGTATATAATCTCTAGCACTTGTCCTCACCTCCTCCCCCATAAACTCCTCCTCATAAAAATGGATGCACCGTATATAATCCCTAGCTCCTCCTCATCTGTAAccacctttcctcctctctctctcctctctatcttatctctatcctctcatcctctccttttttttttccaacatcctttccttttttttccagtGGCGAGGAGCAGCGCCAGGTGAGGAGCCGCgtcgggcggcggccagcgcggcaccgggcggcgggggcgcctaCGCGCAGCGTTGGGTGGGAAGtagcgccgggcggcggcggcggccagcgcggcGTCGGGCGGGGAGCAACGTCGGGCGGGGGTGCCTGCGCGCGCGGGGCAGCTGCATTGTGAATTTGTTTCATGTGAAATTGtttatttgtgatgtgaatttgTTCATATGGTGgatctgtgaatttgtgatgtcaatTTGAGTATGTTCATTTGATCTGTGaatttgttgatgattttgtgatgttttgtGAATGGGATGGTTTCGTGGTTGAGATTGGTTCGAAATCAATATAAgtagcaaaaaaataattaaaaataaaagaaaaaaagagtacaGATGGGAACTTCAACCACGTGGTGCTCTAACTAGAactaaagatggatttttagtcATGTTATTTCAACTAGTACTAAAGATACTTATCTTTAGTCCAAAATTCACGGTCCCGGTTGTAttaccgggactacaggggtcGTGAGTGAAGACCCTTTCTACAGCAGTGATACATGGAGGGATGGCGCTGCCTCAATTGCCACCATGCGCCACCTTCGCCGCCTGAGCCAACACAGGTGACTTCTGTCCACTCCGTCTTATTTATTCCAGGGGCCTTATCtttttgcttatgcttatgcttatctatcaaaattaaattttctatcttaaatttggagttgattttgattttttttttcatcgaagtttatttttcagcattttttTAGATtactaagaacatatataaaagttttattcataaattatttttcgtttgtaaatatgttgtttcgcttattccctGGGTCCACTAGTCTTGAGAGACAAGGTCGGGGAAGACGGGGTGGGGAGCAGGAAGACGGTGGGGAGCGAGACGAACCAATGcagtggagagagaggatggcaaGGGGTAGTGCGGTGACTATTTACCCATTGTTTGATGAGATTTTGTGGGCTTCTCtgaaataaattatgaaaatgatttgtgCATAGAAACTGTAGTTAAAGCACTATTCTCCAAGGTACACAAGAAATACTGGGCTCCTGTGCATTTGCcggtgattaattaatttgatgtgtGCATTCtatgattattttaaaaaggGGAATTAGTGCTTGATTACACTGGATTGCCGGCAGCAGGCAAACATTAATACTGCCATGAAATTAGAAAGGGTACCATGCATCTACCTAGGCCCACTAGTCAGCCAGCATGCTGAtcaatataaaattaatgtCGACAACCAAATATAAATACAAGTTAGTGTATCTGCTCTTGATGGAATAATTTCAATGCATTTTCTGGTGAATGGAAGTATGCCACCACACAATAATTAGTAGATGGAAAATTATCACGTTGTTTCCTATTGGAATGCAACAGGAAGCTTCCTGGTTGAGCATGCATGGTAATTAAGCAGCCAAAATGGCAACCTTTTTCTCTGCAATCCGGCCGTCCTGTTACATGGCAATATATCAGTAGTACGTCGTACCGTCATTCATCTACTATAAAAAGATCGCTTATGCCTCATTTGGGGAGGGAGCCAACGCCATGAGATGAATACACATAACAGAAGGTGAGACATGAGAGAAATACAGAGGCACAGGGAGAGAAGACACAGCTACTCATCGGCAACCATCATGCACGCAGTCTTGGCCGGAGTATCTCGGCGCCCGGCGGGAACGTGCGACATCGGCTGCCGTACCTCGgcgtccggcgaggaggcgcacTAAGGAGGAGATGATCACCGGGGAGCAATGTACTCAGCCATCACCATGGGTATAGCTTCTTagttttcttcttgtttttcttctctttatgTTCAGATCATCATGCATGCACAAGATGGCGACGAGGCAAGTCTCCGGTGCTGCTCGCTGGAAATAGTGTCACCCCTCTTGTCGGCGACACCACCAGCCGGAGATCGCGTCGCTCCTTCTCATCGGAGCTCCTTCTCATCGGAGATGCTGACCACCGGCGACACATCTACCTGCTGCCGCGACGTCCTTGCCTCGCCGGCCGCAACGTCTCTACCTGGCGATGTCATGTCGTTGAGACGCTGGATGTCGTCGCCTTGTCGGTCACAGCTTCCTCTTCGCGGCATTACCGACGTCCGCCCACTCTCGTCGGCTTTGCTATTAATTTCCTCACATTCATCGTCGAGCCGCTTGAGGAGAACATCGGCCGCAGCGCCACCACTCACGCCAGCACGGTGTCATATACTCCGTTTGCACCATCAACCATCTTGACGAGTTGCCGAGGCGCTTCCAAGCAGTGCTCGTCTCCGTCGACTAACCACCATTTTCCGCTCGCTGGAGAAGGCCATTGTTATGTCGCCTTGCCGGAGCACGCCGAAGGTCGCCGGGGCAGCTGCCAGGGTGTTACGCCGAGAAGCTGTCTCTTGTCGCTGGTGTTGGCTGTCCTCAGCATGCTAGTGTACACGGTGGCAAGCCAACAAACAAAACATGCGTGCATGCTACTGTACAcggtgacaactgacaagcaaAGATGAGTTTGCAAATTCATCCTCATTTGATGCTGCTCTGTATTAAACTTTCAAGCCATGACTAATCCGGTTATTATCACGAACGTTCTTGGCGTCGTCCTCGGCTGATGATGACCTCACGTCCGTCGCACGCTGTCGTCACGCTCGCCGACCTCGGCCGTCCAATGACAAAATCCTTGGACATATATTTATGCATATGCGACGGAGTCCACTGACTTATCGCCGCCACCGGCGTTATCCTCATAAATCCTCACCTCACCGTCTAGTAACCACGAGCTCGGCATCCCCATCGGTGTCTCTATCACTCCGCAGCGCCTATACACTGATGGCTTCTTTGTGGCAGCCGTCGGCACACTCCCCGAGTCAAGCCACTACGATCGGAGGCAGCCCAACATAATTTGAGTTCGGCTTCAATTGTTGGCGTATATACAAGAGGGCCACTCAGTTCCTAGAACGCGTCTCATCGTTCTCAGGCTAGGCTACGCCCTTAACATCCCCTAAAACTACTTGATACTAAATATGATTTGCAGCGATCAGAAGACTGACTTCTGTACCGTGACGATGTTCGGTCACTGCCGTGGAGACTAGAAGGGCGATGCTACACCAACCGGCAATGACCACAAGCTTGGCATCTCCACCGCGTTGTCTTTGTTGCTCCTATATCCATACACATACCGATGAATTCTTCGTGACCACCGTCGGCATACTCTCAAGCTCGACGCCACCACCGATGCCATTTGTGCTCTCACTGATGACCACTTCATGGCTGCCACGGACATACTCGAGCTCGGCGCCACTACCAACATATTCAAGCTCAGCACCACTACGGACACCAACACCATCACGTGAATGCTAAATGTGATGTATATGTGGCATCCTGCCTCTGTAAACATACATGAGTGCACATgaatatacatgtacatatgtatgtgGTTAATAGTTGCATATCCTTTGAGATGTGCAATGCTTGTTCCGGTGCTTGTCACACTCACAAAGGGCCATACAAATATATGTGAACTTTGATTTGTCCACTGCTTCTTCTGGTCATCATCCCATCCATATCAATTTCTTCCCAAGTTATAATCAAGGCGCTAAGGCGGTCAAGCTGAGCACGAATCCTGTATGTCCATAATCAACCAACCACATTCACCGCACGCTGTTTAAGACCGACGAGGCTAGACGACGGGGCAGGCGGAGTTTACATCAAGACGACGTCACCAACACTGGTACGCAGATCAACGAGGCTGCGAACATTGCCGATGCCCACTTACACACTCACCACATCCACACCATGCATGGGAGAACGTGAAGCGAAGATCGATGACGATGACCAGCGCAACTTAATCGGAGGTGTCTCGCAGGTTTAACTCGCGAGTGTAATTAACCGGGTGTTTTCTGAAACCTTGGGAACCAGGACGACATAATCGCCAAGTCAGATCCACTTCGCCGATGGGCCGTGGAGTGCATTTTACTAAGGATTTTGTATTTGTGTAATTCTTCaagaattataataaaatgcatttttctttGTCTATTTTATTTTGTGTACCTAgtacactggcacgcccgcgcattttattttattttacttccCTAGGCGGAGGGAcgaaaatttaatttttctctCCAAACACCCATAATTTCGATGAAAACCAATGGACAGCAGTGTAATTTGGTCGGGGAGTAAAGCTGTGGAGCTACCTTTTTCCGGCTCCACTATCACAGCTCAATTTTCCAGAGCACTTCAACCCATTTCGCTCCGGTTTTGGTTGGATTTGGACCAGTAGAAGCTAGAACCATACTTTAAAGGGCTTATTCGGAATGTAGGGttggaaaaacacaggaataggaaaaacataggaatacgATAGGAATGCATGTGTAAGACATGATTTAAAAATacaggaatttcataggaatgGAGGATGTCAAGATGAACCATGGGAAAACACAGGAAACGATGATATGTGCAAAGCTGATTAGAGAGTTAACCATAGTCTTATCCTAAATAATAGCACTaaataataaaaagaagaagCCTAATAATGCTCAAGCCTTACATTAGTGGCATCATGGCTTCATTTGCCTCGATCCTACGCAATGGGAACGCAAACAAAGAGGTTtgactggattttttttccctgcagTTTTCCTATGAAATTACCACCGTAGGAAAGTTTCCTCTATTTTTCCTAAATAAGAATCCTCCGTTCCGAATGCATAAACAGTACTAATTCCTATAGGAATCGAAATCCTCCGTTTTTCCTCCATGAATCCCTCGATCCGAACAAGCCCTAAATAGGTCCTAAGCTTGCATATAATAAAGAAAAGCGCAACATTAGTATAAAAGAGCTACagcattcttttttctttgtttttatgAATCCAACGAATCTAGATGCAATTTTATGCTTATAGTTATAGGGATCATAAATTTGGACATTGGTGTTAGAATATTGTTTGtctggagaaagaaaagaaaccaaaaTATGAGCAATTGGATATTGATCTAGTGTTGACAAAAAGTGAACGAtaggtaagaaaaaaaatcattcaattGACAAATAGACACAGCCTATGAAATATATTGGCACAAGTTGTTTGTTAATCGGCAACCTCAGCCCTGCTTTGAAACGTAAATCGGTGTAAATTACCGTCAAATTTTTGCCTCGGCTAAAAACAACTCTTTTGCTACCACTCAGAGTTTCACTCTAAATGTGAGTGGACCTCACATTGACAAATTATCGTCCAGGCCTTGTTTGTTTCAACTtcagattattgtaatctagactattgagtcagattactataagccgACATATAATAAGCtgttagctgtttgtttctctagattattaGCTGTtagtcacccaataatctaaaaaaagcacctttagagtgtgtcgacggtggatacccgtagaccggatatagagggtattggggtacgttggtacgaggatctatgTAGTACGGCATCAAACAAGCataaaa comes from the Oryza glaberrima chromosome 9, OglaRS2, whole genome shotgun sequence genome and includes:
- the LOC127783642 gene encoding protein C2-DOMAIN ABA-RELATED 11, producing the protein MEEEEAGVRERRGVLKVVVASGTNLAVRDFTSSDPYVVVRLAAMNKKTKVINSCLNPVWNEEMSFSIDEPAGVIKFEVFDWDRFKYDDKMGHAFLELQPVAAAAKLRRALRLTTGETKLRKVAASVDNCLMCDSFVTYADGEIVLDARLRLRDVESGELFVTVKWIEANAK